A segment of the Candidatus Korarchaeota archaeon NZ13-K genome:
GGAATGGCGGGGATTTGTCGTACCTCAGCATAAGGCCCTTTCCATCTGCCCGTTATAAGCCTTGCCTGCACCCACCTCAGGGCTGAGCTCGCCGGCCCCTCAGGAGGGAGAGGAGCCTCCTGAGGCCCCCGGGCCTCTTCGTCTCTATCGGCTCGAGTATCGCCCTAATCGGGATCTCCCCCGACAGAAGGAGGTTTATCGTGGAGCTTAGCCTCATCAGGGACTCCTCCTGCCTCTGGGACTCGACGGCATTAGGTCTTATCCTCCTCACGTAATCGAGAGCTGCCTGGGGGGTCATCCCCCTGGTGAATATCAGGTATGCCGCGGCGACCGTGCCGGCCCTCCCGACGCCCGCGAAGCAGTGCACGGCAACGGGTCTCCCCCTTGTGGCCCTGGACGAGATCCAGCTGAGGAGGTCCAGCATTTCCCTCAAATCCGGGGCGTCTCCCGGCTCCACTGGGAGGAAGTAGAGGTCCATGCCCTCCGATATTACAGCATTCTCATAGCTGAGTATGCCTCCCCAGAAGGGCGCCAGCTCCCTCTCCGTGGCCAGGCACACCACGGCCCTGCAGCCCGCGGCCCTGATGAGCCTCAGGTCCTCCCTCCTGGTGGGCATCCTAGATATGGCCAGTTCGTTCGGTATCACCCATATTATGATCATCCCGCGGCCCCCGGTGGATTAAAAAATCTTTGAAGAGACTTGACGTCACCACTCCATGCTGTCCTCGTCCTCCAGCGGGTAGAAGGCGCTCTTCGGGGCGCCGCAGATCGGGCATACCCAGTCATCGGGGAGATCCTCGAAGGGCGTTCCGGCCCCGATGCCCCTGCTCTCGTCCCCCTTCGAGGGATCGTATACGTAGCCGCAAACACCGCACCTGTACCTCATCATGGCCATCCCTGAAAAATAACTATTGTGAATATTTTAACCCGAGCCCCCGAAGATCCTCTCGAAGGCGACCTCGCGCACCAATCTGTCGGGATCCTTTGAGAGCTCCGAGATGACATCAGCGGGTGTCGATGGATTGAGAGCCACAGCCAGCCTTATATCCTCATCCTCCTCCCTGGAGAGCTCCCTCAGGGTGGCAGGGCTCGTCCTGGGATCCAGGGCCATCAGGACCTTGAGGAGCGGGGTGGGCTCCTCTATCAGATTCCTAAGGAGGTCAGGGCTGAACCTGGGGTTCAGCACGAGCATGTCCTTGACCTCGGGGTCCCCGCTGAGCAGGAGCTCCCTCAGGGTCTCCACCCTGGTCCTAGGATCGATTGCCGCGATCATCATCAGGTAAACGTTCCCGGACCTGGCCAGCTCATCGAAGACATCCTGAGGGGCTCTCGGGTTCCTGGCAACTGCTGCCTTGATTTCGGGATCCCCAGCCTTAGCCAGGCTCATCAGCACTTCCGGAGGGCAACTCACATTCTCGGCGAGGGCTAGTAGTATCTCCCTGCTGCTCTCCCTCGATAGCATCCTCAGGAGGCTCTCTGGGGCGTTCGGGTTTGATGCCAGCGCGAGCTTCAGCCTCTCCCCGGCTGATCCCGCCAGGCTTAGCAGCACTTCCGGAGGGGTTTTCGGGTTTGATGCGAGCGCAAGCTTCACGTTCTCACTCCCATTCCTAGAAAGATCCGTGAGCAGCTCCTTCGGAGCTGACCTGTTCGAGGCGACCGCCCTCCTGATCCACTCATCAGGGTGCCCCGCCAGGGCCCTGAGGACTCCCGGCTCAGCGGAGGGGTTCTTCGCCAGAGCCTCGAGCACGTACCTTGAGGGATCCCTCAGCAGCCTCTCCTGAATGGCAGCTGGAAGCTTCTCATTGCTCGCCAGGGCCACCCTGACG
Coding sequences within it:
- a CDS encoding protein tyrosine phosphatase — translated: MIIIWVIPNELAISRMPTRREDLRLIRAAGCRAVVCLATERELAPFWGGILSYENAVISEGMDLYFLPVEPGDAPDLREMLDLLSWISSRATRGRPVAVHCFAGVGRAGTVAAAYLIFTRGMTPQAALDYVRRIRPNAVESQRQEESLMRLSSTINLLLSGEIPIRAILEPIETKRPGGLRRLLSLLRGRRAQP
- a CDS encoding rubredoxin; this translates as MMRYRCGVCGYVYDPSKGDESRGIGAGTPFEDLPDDWVCPICGAPKSAFYPLEDEDSMEW